A window from Eubalaena glacialis isolate mEubGla1 chromosome 1, mEubGla1.1.hap2.+ XY, whole genome shotgun sequence encodes these proteins:
- the FGFBP3 gene encoding fibroblast growth factor-binding protein 3, which translates to MSPLRLRGSLSLLLLLLGGCLLEGAGRNQGAAGSAVESAPGPAGGSSGRFVSPERHACSWQLLPPAPGPAAGSELALRCQGPDGARHQCAYRGDPGRCPVYAARRSHYWKQVLGGLRRKRRPCHDPAPLKARLCAGKKGQGAELRLVPHASPFVSPTGAGFPRDPKLWARSRGQPREAARGPAAGALPPPNAPPKGKPFEKTKGGKRKAAWDPDEGRPLGTRPDPDELDENAKLTETYCAEKWHSLCNFFVNFWNG; encoded by the coding sequence ATGAGTCCTCTGAGGCTGCGAGGGTCTCTCtcgttgctgctgctgctgctgggtggCTGCCTCCTCGAGGGCGCCGGGAGAAACCAGGGGGCGGCCGGCAGCGCGGTCGAGTCGGCCCCGGGCCCCGCGGGCGGCTCCTCCGGTCGCTTCGTCAGCCCCGAGCGGCACGCGTGCAGCTGGCAGCTCCTGCCGCCCGCCCCAGGGCCCGCGGCGGGCAGCGAGCTGGCGCTGCGCTGCCAGGGCCCGGACGGGGCGcgccaccagtgtgcctaccgcGGGGATCCGGGGCGCTGCCCGGTCTATGCCGCCCGCCGCTCGCACTACTGGAAGCAGGTGCTGGGTGGGCTGCGCAGGAAGCGGCGGCCCTGCCACGACCCCGCGCCGCTCAAGGCCCGCCTGTGCGCGGGCAAGAAGGGCCAGGGCGCGGAGCTGCGCCTGGTGCCCCATGCATCCCCATTCGTCAGCCCAACTGGGGCGGGCTTTCCCCGGGATCCCAAGCTCTGGGCCAGGAGCCGGGGGCAGCCCCGAGAGGCCGCGCGCGGCCCCGCCGCAGGGGCCCTGCCTCCCCCGAACGCGCCGCCCAAAGGGAAGCCCTTTGAGAAGAccaaaggaggcaagagaaagGCTGCCTGGGACCCAGACGAGGGGCGACCTCTGGGGACCCGGCCCGATCCCGACGAGCTGGACGAGAACGCGAAGCTCACGGAGACCTACTGTGCTGAGAAGTGGCATTCCCTCTGCAACTTCTTTGTCAATTTCTGGAATGGCTGA